TTCAACCGCATCATGATCCAGAATGAAGATCACATAACCCAGTGGAACTAGAACCTCTTTGGCGATCGCTTGCGTCCAAGCAGTTTTACCGGTTCCTGGATCACCATGCACCAATACAGCTAATCGATGTTGATTCATCACCGTTTGCTGTACGGTGTCCGCAAAGGCTTGAATCTCTGGCGGAAAGTCCCGGACTGCAAACTGGGCGTGAATTTGCCCGACGCGGCTTTGATAGCCACTCAGCATGACGGCTAATCCATAAGTAGACTTTTGGATGAGCGGAGCCATGTTTTTTGCCATCAGCGTCCAGTAGCGTCGTCCGCGATCGACATAATCAATTTGTAACCACACTTCATGCGCTGACCAGTAAGCATAAGCGCTACTGACGATATCCAGTCGATCCCAATTTTCAAACCGCTCTACAGGAAAATAAAACGATCGATCCAGATAGCTTTGCATGATTAAATCCGGTCGCCCCAGAATTGCGAGGGTTTGGCGGATTGTGGTTTCTTGTAAGCGCGTGAGAACGTAGTCGATCGGAATGTTGTTGCGGCTGACAATCTGACGAATCGGGGTTTCTACGCTGAGCGTGTCTCGATAGCGATAGTCGGGATAAGGCGGATCAGGCGTGAGATAGTTCCAAACTTGATCAATCTCGCCGCGAGTGTAGGACGAAAATAAATTGATCGCGTTTGACCACCAGGCTTGATGACTGCGTCCTAAAGCATCTGCGATCGTGCTGACGGCTCCCATCATTCGGCGGTTTAATTCTTCTGAGTCCTCTTGGGCTAGCTGTAGAAAATAGCTCCAGTCAAAATCGCGATTCAACGGTCGCCAACCTGCCGCCAGTAAACTTTGTCCTTTCTGTTTATTTTGGTTGAATTGATTGAACTGATTAAAGTTAAAGTCAAAGTCTTGCATAGTTCAAAAATCTCAGGTTGGGTTCAATCCAGAGAGAACGGGCTTCCGGCGAAAAGATCAGGTCGCGGCTGTAGGATGCAAACAACAGAACCAGTCGGGATAAAGATTCATTAACTGATTCGCTTTCGGTAAAGAATCATGAACATTAATGCGATTAAGATAAATCTGAATCAGGTAAATCCAAAATTGCGTAATGGTTTCGTGATAGCTAGCGTTGGAGTTGATTCAATACCATGAGCCTGATTATAACGCTGGATTCCGTAGCGAATTTGATCAATGACGGTTAACGGATCGGGGATTAGAGAGCACAATGCTACGGTGAAATGAGCGGAATGCTTCCACTGCAACCGTTCTAAGGCGCGATGCTCAAAGGTTTGAACGAGTTTGACGATTTCATTTCGTATCGTATTCCTCTAAGATTACTTTTATACTACATTCATAATACAAGCTTGTCAATTTGCTTTAATCGCTGCACTTGATAAAATCCAGAAGCTTGTATGGATTCAGATGCAATGGTAAATCCTCAAATCTGGCGATCAGGCTTGATCGCGTTGTTGTCTGCTTTGGCTGTTGTCGTCACGAATTGCAGCCCGCAAAATTCGACTCCTGCTAATTCGGGTGTGTTGGTCTATGCTGCGAGTGGACAACCAACGAACTTAGAACCCGGCAATGTGACTGATGGGAATTCTTTGATTGTTCATAACCAAATTTACAATCGATTGATTCAGTTCAAGCCTGGAACGACTGAGCTAGAACCCAGTTTAGCCATCGCTTGGAGTGCTTCCAAAGATGGCAAGACCTGGACATTCAAGCTGCGTCAGGGCGTAAAGTTTCATGATGGGACAGACTTTAATGCCAATGCGGTGAAATTTAATGTCGATCGCTGGTGGGATAAAAACAATCCGAATGGGTTTCGCAATGCCGGCAAGAGCTACGAAATTTGGGGACAGATTTTCGGGGGCTACAAGGGCGAACCGGATTCGCTGATACAGGATGTTCGGGTTGTGGATGATTCGACCCTCCAGTTTGTGCTGAAGCAACCCTTTGCCGCATTTCCAACGGCGATCGCAGCGGCATACTTCGGCATTGCTAGTCCCAGCGCGATTCAAAAAGCAGGCGCAAATTATGGCACTCCCGCAGGCGGAGCCGTGGGAACCGGGGCATTTGTGTTCAAAGGGTGGCAGAGTGGCGATCGCATTACCTTAGAAAAAAATCCGAACTATTGGAAGCCAGAGTTACCGAAATCGAATCAACTGGTGATGCGGTTTGTGGGAGATTCCGGTGCGCGGTTGGCGCAAGTGAGAGCCGGACAAATTGACTTTACGGTCGAACTGGCTCCCGATCAAAAGACAGAAATTGAGCAAGATCAGAATTTAACTGTGGCGAATCGTCCTTCGTTTAATGTGGGCTATCTGGCATTAAATCCAAGCTTTAAGCCATTGTCGGATGTGAGAGTGAGACAGGCGATCGCTCATGCGATTAACAAGCCAGCGATCGTGCAAGCTTTCTGGAAAGGGTCAGCGCAAACCACCCCGCACTTTGTTCCACCTGCGCTCGACTGGTCAACTTCGCCGAAGCTGCAAGACTATGATTACAATCCTCAGAAAGCTAGAGATTTACTGAAGCAAGCAGGCTTTCCGAATGGGTTTGAAATTGATTTATGGTATATGCCTGTGGCGCGTCCTTACTTTCCGACCCCAAAACCGATCTCCGAAGCATTCGCCGCAGATCTGCAGGCGGTTGGAATTCGTGCCAATTTGAAAACAAAAGATTGGGCGGCGTATCTTGCCGATCGCAATAAAAATCCAGGTTATCCGATGTTTATGTTGGGCTGGACGGGCGATTATGGTGATCCGGATACCTTTTACTATCCGCATTTTGGGCCGGGTAGCACGACAGATTTGGGCGGATGGAAAAACGATCGCGTCACCCAACTTCTGAATCAAGCCAGAGCGACTAGCGATCGTTCAGCTAGAGCAAAGCTTTATGCAGAAGTAGATGAGATCATTCATCGTGAAGCAGTGCGATTGTCGATCGTGCATTCTGATCCATTGCTCGTACAGCGTAAAACGATTACCGGATGGACACCTAGCCCATTGGGGGCGGAACCCTTTGAAGCGATCGCAAAACAATAGTAGGAGATTTAGAGCTTGGGGTGTGGGTTTCGGCGATCGGAGGCATATTAATGAGAATAATTGCCTATTTGTAGTAGAGCCGTTATCCTACAGAGGCTAGGTTTGCTTTGGCTCGGTCTTGAACTGCGAAGTTGCATCATTGAGAGTAATTATCGACAGTTAAACTGATCGAAGTTTATGAGAACCTAGTCTTCTGTCATCAGCGAACCAATCATGCGCGATCTCAATTTAGAAAAAACAACCCATTTGCTCAATTCCATCATGGAAGCTGAGTTAGCAGGCGTAGTACGATACACGCACTATTCACTCATGGTTACAGGGCCTAATCGTATCCCGATCGTGCAGTTTCTCAAGGGACAGGCGAGTGAATCCCTGCTCCACGCTCAACAAGTTGGAGAAATTCTCACGGGACTCGAAGGACATCCAAGCTTGAAAATTGCGCCGATCGAAGAAACGGACAAGCACTCGATTTACGACATTCTGCTTGAGAGCCTCAACCACGAAACGGCAGCATTGAATCTCTACAAACAGTTGTTAGATGTTGTGGAAGATGCCAGCATTTATCTTGAAGAATTTGTACGCGGTATGATCGGGCAGGAAGAACTGCACGGGATGGAACTGAAGAAAATGCTGCGAGATTTCCATCCAGATTTAACTTAATTTTCGAGCGAGGAAGCTGCCGAGTTCTAAGCCTAAACATCCGATCGCGGCACTTCCTAACCCGTACAAAAGCGCAAGACTGGGATTTCCAGATTTCACTAAGACCGAAGTTTCAAGCGCGTAAGTTGAAAAAGTTGTGTAGGAGCCGAGAAACCCAACCGCAAAGAATAAGCGAAGTTCTGGGGTGCCGATGCTGCGTTCTAGAAAGAAGGTGACAAAGAAGCCCATCACCATTGCACCTGTGATATTGATAAAAAAGGTGCCATAGGGGAACTGTATGCCAAACCATCGCGCAAACAGCAGCGTGAGATAGTAACGGCTCAATGCACCTGGAATCGCACCCAAACTAATCGCGATCGCGCTGCGTAAGGTTGGATCTAGTGTTGCAAATGGATTCACTTTAGTTTTGCTGATTGCGACTCTTCGGTGGATTTAATTCATTACACTTTGCCTTCGCAGTTTCATAAGCTTGTGTATATTCTTTACCACCTAGCATGACATCGCCATAGTATTCATAAGGCGTTGATCCGTAGATGGGCAAGGGATCATCTTCGGGATAGTCTTCTTTGGCTTCTTCGATCGCTTGTCTAAGCCGCTTGGGAGTGAGTTTTTGGGCGGCGTAGTAGTGGAGTTGTTCGGGTTTGCGGTTGAAGTGCGGGAAGGTTGGATCGAGGATACGATCGTCTAACTCTAGCCAGCTATGTTCAACGGGCTTGTGAGGCGCTCCGGCAAACACAATGAATCCTTGAACGTACAGCGCTCCTTCAACAGTAGAAATTGCTTTCGCTGCGTTCTCAAAACTGGCTTTTGCTTTACTTTTGATGCGGGTCGCAACTTCGATCGATTGCTCGGCATCGAGTGGTTTATCCATGTGTCAGTCAACATCATTCTCTGTTCATCTCATTATAGAGATATAGAGATCCTGAGTTGAACTCAAGCTTGAATTCTCAAAAAGCGAAGGGTAGGAGCAACTCGAAAATGCTCCTACCCAATTCCTAAATATTAGATTAAGTGAATTAAAACTGTGCAATCTTACAGGTTGATTGAGTGGCAGAGCGTTTTACTACTGCATCTGGGACATCAGTGTAATCATGCCAACGCAGGACATCGCCAGTAACAAAACCAACCCGAATGATTCACCTAAGTGCTTTTTAGAGGCCTGCATATAACTGTCCTTTTATCTTTATGAGTGTCTTAACAGTATCAGTCTCTCTCAGGATCAAGTTAAAAAGTAATCTAACTTATGGTATTCAAATAAAACTTAATTCAAGAGATAGCTCTTACTCCGCTTCTCTATCAATCGGTGGATTGACAGTAATCTTTCTTAAAACTAAATCTAATCTTAGTTACATTCGCGATCGTGCAAGATTGATCCAATTAAAAGCACGAGAGGCGATGCTTGCCCCGCGCCTCTGAAAATGCCTGATTGTCGTCCCTTATATTGTTGTCTCTTATGTAGTACGGCTCTGCAATGCCCTCGATCGAGTGAATGATTTTCGTCAAAATTCTGTCCACTTGGTAGCTACCCCCCTAGAACGATGGCTCACGAGATCAAGGTTGCCAAGATCAAAGTGTGAATCACAAACAATTTCAGTGTGATTATCGTTGTTATTTGTAGGAATAAAGAAAATGGTGGTTAGCCAACAGCAAAAACGAGCGATCGGTGTATTTCTAGAGCGGGAAAGTGCAGAAAAAGCAATTCACACCTTGCAGGAATCTGGATTTGCGATCGACAAAATCTCTTTGATTGCGAAAGAAGCGGAACCCGCAGAGCAAGTGAGCGGGGTTGAAGTCAGCGATCACGTGGGAGATACAAAAGTGGTCAATTCAGCCGGTGTAGTTGGAAATACGCTGGCAGCGAGTGCCACAGGATTTTCTATCCTAGGATTGACCGCACTTGCACTTCCAGGACTCGGTGTTGTTTTGACAGCCGGAAGTTTAGGAGCAGCGCTGGCGGCGAGTGTTGCGGCGAGTGGTGTTGCTGTAGTTGCGGCGAATAACTTGGAGAAAGCCTTGATTGATTACGGTGTTCCGAGCGGGATGGCGGGACGATACGGTGATCACCTGCAACGCGGCGACTATCTGATCACGGTTGAGGGAAGTGAAGAAGAGATTCGTCAGGCTGAACAGGTGTTTAAGCAGCAAGACATTCGCGAGTTAATGATCTACTAAGGTCTTCGGAATGTGAGTGCGATAAACGTATAGTTCTTTTCGTACCAAAAGACGGTTGTTTCAGTACACGCTGGAATTTCTTGATTTTGTTCGAGAAGAAAGCCGTGAGATTGGGCAAGTGCGATCGCTTGCTCAATTTCTGTCTTTGAAAAGATTGTCCAAGACAGTCCGAAAGGTTGAATCGATGAATCAACTGGAATTTTACTTTGCCAATAGTCCGCAGTTACGAATAACAACCCATTGGGCTTGAGCAATCGATAAGCTTCTTGGAAAAACGCATCGAGATTGACTCCATGTTCAATCACAGAAATACTGACAGCAACATCATAGGAACAGTCTGGAAATGAGGTGTCTGTCAAATCTCCTTGGTAAAGCTTGTAGTTCGATTGACTCGGTTTGATGGTGAAATCGATGCCATGCAAATCTTCAAAACCAAGAGTAGAGAGAAACTCAAGGGTGCAACAATCACCGCATCCCAGATCGATGATCTTAAACTGTTGATTAATTTCTGATGATTGTAGAAGTTGAGCGAGTAACCACTGATCCCAATTCTTCTCAATTGTAATGTGAGTGGGTAAACTTGCTTGTTGCAAAGCTTGTGTTGCGGTTTGAACTTCCTGCCAGTTTTGCAGCACTTCGATCATCGGCTGAGTCTTTTTAGTTGAGGGGCAGCTTTATTTTAACGAAAAAAAGTAGCCTTTTCTGGGCTACTTTCTTAAAGTTTTAGATTCTGAATGTTACTTGATCGCTGCAGCTTTAACTTCAGAGGATTTCACGAAGCCATAGTAGAACGCAATTCCTGCAACGATCGCATTCAGCAAGACATTTGCACCAAATAGAGGAGTCAGACCAAATAGAGTGTTGGTAAACGGAAGCAGTCCTAAGATTGCACCTGCTGCATACACGATCGCGAAGAGACGAGTGAATACGATCGAGCCAGTCAAGCTGGTAAATGCAGCAAGTCCCCAAACTCCAACCAGAATGCCAATTGCGTTATGGAAATAGTTGGTCGGGAACAATCCAAAGAGGTAACCGAAGCCCAGATTGGGAATAAAGTGTTCAGGGGGAGCCACAAAAGCAGGCACAAATCCAGCTAAACCGAGCAGCAGGAAGAACAGACCTAGACCTAAAGCACCATAACGAATCGGAGAAGTTGGTGCGCTTGTAGAGATTGATGTTGATTGCATGATTGTAATTTGGATATTAAAGATTTTGACAAACTGAGAGGCTTAACGAACTAGATGGAGAACCTCGCGTACCACGCTATATCCTGCTAAATCCCAGAGAAAATAAGCAATGAAACCAAGCATTGCTAACCGACCATTCCAAAGTTCTTGTTGAGGATTCCAGCCAAAGATCCAGGCGTTACGATCGGCACCATTATAAGCCGGAGTCACAGCGGGAACTTGATCGGTATTAATTGTTGAGCGTTCCATGTCAAGTGTTGAGCGTTCCATAAAATTGTTATTTATCTGACTGCACTGCCATACTAGCGAGCAACTTTATGGGTTTAGTCTGCCATTAGAAGCGGCTTTGGTCTATCTCCAAAGGCGGGACTTAATAGGAGAAGTCAGAGAAATAACTTAGGTGCGATCGACTAATATTTTTCCGTTGTATCCTGCTTGTTGATAGCGATTCAGGACATCTTGAATTGCCTGATCAGAACGGGTGTTGGAATCTACTAAGGCAACACATGCGCCTCCAAATCCTGCGCCCGTGAGCCGCGCTCCTAATATTCCTGGTGTTTCTTGCAGCATTGCAACGAGCCGATCTAATCCTTCTACAGAGACCTCATAATCATCGCGCAAGCTTGCATGAGAGGCATTCATCAATTGTCCGAATTGCTCAGCCGATACACCGCTTCGAGCTTCTAGAACACGATTGTTCTCGGTGATCACATGACGTGCTCTTTCTTTGAGCGGACTCGGTAAAGCTGCGATCGCGCTTACATCCTGCACATCTCGCAAAGCTGGAACATTAAGCAATTTAGCAGCCTCCTCACACTCTGCACGACGTTGATTGTATCCACTGCCTGCTAATGTACGAGGAATTCCACTATCAATGACTAGGACTTCTGCGCCTTGAGGAAAGGGTAGTAATTCACGATCGAGCGTTCGTGTATCCAGAAATAATAGATGATTCGTATCTGCTAAGCTGGATGCCATCTGATCCATAATGCCGCATTGAACATGGGCAAAGTTTCTTTCTGCATCTTGTCCAAACTGAGCAATCTTGACATCATCAATATTGAGATGGAGGAGCGATCGTAAAGCGCGTAACATTGCAACTTCTAAGGCTGCACTACTCGACAAGCCAGAGCCAATTGGAACCGAAGAAGTCACAAAGATGTTGAGCGGTGGAATGTTCAATCCTTGCTGTTCAAGGGTGCGAATACAGCCGATCACATAGCTACTGAACCCTTGAGGAATTGGATCATTTGGAGAAATGCTGACTTGCTCAGATAGTTCTTGCGAATAGATGTGATGTCGATCGTTCGGGCTAGCACCGAGATAAACAGTGGTTTGCTGGGGAATTGCAGTCGGCAACACAAAACCATCATTGTAGTCGGTGTGTTCGCCTAGTAAATTGACTCGTCCGGGCGCACTCGCTTGAACATCGGGAGAAGCGTTAAAGATTTGTTCAAAGGTGACTGTTGTGGCTGTCGTCATAGCAATTAGAACTTTTCTAAGGGGAGGGGGCGTTGTCGTCCGTTGACTTCGATGCTTTTCCAATGTGGATCAAGCGTGAGATTTTCGAGGCGATTATCTTCGTGAAGTAGGAACGTGTCTTCGATCTTGGCTCCGACTAAGCTAGGATTCCAAGCCATTGCCATGTTTGCGGATAGTCGATCGCTTGTTTCAGGATCAGCAACTACTTCGCGAGATAGATACCCAGTAGTTCCGCCTTGGTGGTGTTCGCGAATAGCGTTGGGATAGCCTTGTTGCTCGTATGCGCTTTGTAGGGTGTGGTAGATCTGATTGAGCGATGTTCCAGTTTGACAATGATCGAGCGCGATCGCTTCGATTTCTCGCACTTGTTGATGTCGGGTTGCTTCTTGATCAGATAGTCGATCGAAGTAAATAAAGCGAGTGAGATTTGCATACAGACCAAAGCCACGGGCGCAAAAGACTAACATTGCCATCTGTCCAATTTTTTCTTGCTTCGGAAGGGTGTGGCGATACTTAGGCAAGCGAACTTCTCCAGCCGCAAGCGTGAGGGCGGGGCGTAGTCCACGAGTCCAGAGAGCAGCCGCTCCCGCTCCGGCAAGTTGAACTTCTGTCCAATCTGGTGAAGCTTGGGTCAGAACTTCGGTCATTGCTTCGCTGGCGAGTTTTCCGACTTGGCGGTAGCGATCGATTTCACTCGGTAATAACATTCGTTTGTGATCGATCAGCGATCGTGGCAAATTGCCTTCGATATCACTGATGACTTTGCCGCCTTGAGTCACTTTTTGCACAAAAGACTCACGATCAGCTTTCTTTGCCCAAGGAGCGATCGCCCATTGATAGTCTGAGCTGCTGGGAACCTCTTCGTCTTGAAGTCGCTGAGCTTCGATCTCATCGGTCAGAATCCATGCACCATTGAGTGTGACTAAAACTTCAGCAACTCCTGTGTCTGCCGCAAGTAGCACCATGTTCGAGCCGCCTGCGGTTGCCCACGCAAACCAATCAATTCCGCTCAATCGCAGACCAGATGCTCCAGCTTCCTGTAAGGCTTCGCGCATCCAGGTTAGTTTTTGACTGATTTCGGTAGTGCGATCGTCGCTTGCGGGTGTGGGACTGAGTTGAGATTGCATTTCTGTTGCTCCTGATGCTTAGACCGTTACTCTGTCTTCGATTTGCACAGCGACAGCTTGTAGTTCTTTGGCTTTTTCTTCAGGAAGGGCATCATTCGCGAACATTCCGGCAGCAAGTTCAGTTCCTGCCAGATACTTGAGGCGATCGGCGGTGCGATAGGGCGGATAGAATTCTGCGTGTAAGTGCCATTCTGGATGCGGCTGACCATCGATCGGTGCTTGATACCATGCCATCAGATAAGGAAACGATCGCTGCCACAATCCATCGAACTTCATGGTTACAGTCTTGAGTGCTTTGGCAAGTCCTTGACGCTGATCAGGAGTCAGATCGATCAAGGTTGCTACGGGATCGATCGGAGCAATCCAGACTTCATAGGGATAGCGGGCACAGATAGGGACAAACGCGATCGCGAAATCATCGCGGTACAAAATTCGCTGATCATCAGTAATCTCTTGCTGAATCAAGTCCTGCAACAATCCGCGCTGATGTTGTTGATAGTAGGTTTGCTGCTGTTGCCCCATGTTTGCAGGAACAGGCGGAACAAATGGATACGCATAGATTTGCCCGTGTGGATGGTGCAGTGTTACGCCAACTTCGACACCTTTATT
The genomic region above belongs to Cyanobacteria bacterium FACHB-DQ100 and contains:
- a CDS encoding M24 family metallopeptidase; the protein is MQSQLSPTPASDDRTTEISQKLTWMREALQEAGASGLRLSGIDWFAWATAGGSNMVLLAADTGVAEVLVTLNGAWILTDEIEAQRLQDEEVPSSSDYQWAIAPWAKKADRESFVQKVTQGGKVISDIEGNLPRSLIDHKRMLLPSEIDRYRQVGKLASEAMTEVLTQASPDWTEVQLAGAGAAALWTRGLRPALTLAAGEVRLPKYRHTLPKQEKIGQMAMLVFCARGFGLYANLTRFIYFDRLSDQEATRHQQVREIEAIALDHCQTGTSLNQIYHTLQSAYEQQGYPNAIREHHQGGTTGYLSREVVADPETSDRLSANMAMAWNPSLVGAKIEDTFLLHEDNRLENLTLDPHWKSIEVNGRQRPLPLEKF
- a CDS encoding class I SAM-dependent methyltransferase: MIEVLQNWQEVQTATQALQQASLPTHITIEKNWDQWLLAQLLQSSEINQQFKIIDLGCGDCCTLEFLSTLGFEDLHGIDFTIKPSQSNYKLYQGDLTDTSFPDCSYDVAVSISVIEHGVNLDAFFQEAYRLLKPNGLLFVTADYWQSKIPVDSSIQPFGLSWTIFSKTEIEQAIALAQSHGFLLEQNQEIPACTETTVFWYEKNYTFIALTFRRP
- a CDS encoding ABC transporter substrate-binding protein; translation: MVNPQIWRSGLIALLSALAVVVTNCSPQNSTPANSGVLVYAASGQPTNLEPGNVTDGNSLIVHNQIYNRLIQFKPGTTELEPSLAIAWSASKDGKTWTFKLRQGVKFHDGTDFNANAVKFNVDRWWDKNNPNGFRNAGKSYEIWGQIFGGYKGEPDSLIQDVRVVDDSTLQFVLKQPFAAFPTAIAAAYFGIASPSAIQKAGANYGTPAGGAVGTGAFVFKGWQSGDRITLEKNPNYWKPELPKSNQLVMRFVGDSGARLAQVRAGQIDFTVELAPDQKTEIEQDQNLTVANRPSFNVGYLALNPSFKPLSDVRVRQAIAHAINKPAIVQAFWKGSAQTTPHFVPPALDWSTSPKLQDYDYNPQKARDLLKQAGFPNGFEIDLWYMPVARPYFPTPKPISEAFAADLQAVGIRANLKTKDWAAYLADRNKNPGYPMFMLGWTGDYGDPDTFYYPHFGPGSTTDLGGWKNDRVTQLLNQARATSDRSARAKLYAEVDEIIHREAVRLSIVHSDPLLVQRKTITGWTPSPLGAEPFEAIAKQ
- the galK gene encoding galactokinase — encoded protein: MTTATTVTFEQIFNASPDVQASAPGRVNLLGEHTDYNDGFVLPTAIPQQTTVYLGASPNDRHHIYSQELSEQVSISPNDPIPQGFSSYVIGCIRTLEQQGLNIPPLNIFVTSSVPIGSGLSSSAALEVAMLRALRSLLHLNIDDVKIAQFGQDAERNFAHVQCGIMDQMASSLADTNHLLFLDTRTLDRELLPFPQGAEVLVIDSGIPRTLAGSGYNQRRAECEEAAKLLNVPALRDVQDVSAIAALPSPLKERARHVITENNRVLEARSGVSAEQFGQLMNASHASLRDDYEVSVEGLDRLVAMLQETPGILGARLTGAGFGGACVALVDSNTRSDQAIQDVLNRYQQAGYNGKILVDRT
- a CDS encoding AAA family ATPase encodes the protein MQDFDFNFNQFNQFNQNKQKGQSLLAAGWRPLNRDFDWSYFLQLAQEDSEELNRRMMGAVSTIADALGRSHQAWWSNAINLFSSYTRGEIDQVWNYLTPDPPYPDYRYRDTLSVETPIRQIVSRNNIPIDYVLTRLQETTIRQTLAILGRPDLIMQSYLDRSFYFPVERFENWDRLDIVSSAYAYWSAHEVWLQIDYVDRGRRYWTLMAKNMAPLIQKSTYGLAVMLSGYQSRVGQIHAQFAVRDFPPEIQAFADTVQQTVMNQHRLAVLVHGDPGTGKTAWTQAIAKEVLVPLGYVIFILDHDAVENFVPPSYLERICLIINEADNLAQDRSTEIAQSNNKTEHILSLLDGTLYQSVVSVGNFELEQKLVVLMTCNTTERLDPAMLRKGRVDLMCEFNHRFV
- the crcB gene encoding fluoride efflux transporter CrcB codes for the protein MHRRVAISKTKVNPFATLDPTLRSAIAISLGAIPGALSRYYLTLLFARWFGIQFPYGTFFINITGAMVMGFFVTFFLERSIGTPELRLFFAVGFLGSYTTFSTYALETSVLVKSGNPSLALLYGLGSAAIGCLGLELGSFLARKLS
- a CDS encoding bacterioferritin, encoding MRDLNLEKTTHLLNSIMEAELAGVVRYTHYSLMVTGPNRIPIVQFLKGQASESLLHAQQVGEILTGLEGHPSLKIAPIEETDKHSIYDILLESLNHETAALNLYKQLLDVVEDASIYLEEFVRGMIGQEELHGMELKKMLRDFHPDLT
- a CDS encoding high light inducible protein, translating into MERSTINTDQVPAVTPAYNGADRNAWIFGWNPQQELWNGRLAMLGFIAYFLWDLAGYSVVREVLHLVR
- the galT gene encoding galactose-1-phosphate uridylyltransferase gives rise to the protein MYSQTLLKPDGRKLILYSRNAIAPDIVAPSPSPDPIQASPHLRWHPLRGEWVCYASHRQGRTFMPPPEYNPLAPTHDPQFPTELPQGNYDVAVFENRFPSMVPTANTAPHEIVNTLPANGACEVVVFDQNPQSSLSSLKLNHIELLIQVWGDRTRALGEIDQIQYVLPFENKGVEVGVTLHHPHGQIYAYPFVPPVPANMGQQQQTYYQQHQRGLLQDLIQQEITDDQRILYRDDFAIAFVPICARYPYEVWIAPIDPVATLIDLTPDQRQGLAKALKTVTMKFDGLWQRSFPYLMAWYQAPIDGQPHPEWHLHAEFYPPYRTADRLKYLAGTELAAGMFANDALPEEKAKELQAVAVQIEDRVTV
- a CDS encoding DUF4383 domain-containing protein → MQSTSISTSAPTSPIRYGALGLGLFFLLLGLAGFVPAFVAPPEHFIPNLGFGYLFGLFPTNYFHNAIGILVGVWGLAAFTSLTGSIVFTRLFAIVYAAGAILGLLPFTNTLFGLTPLFGANVLLNAIVAGIAFYYGFVKSSEVKAAAIK